In a single window of the Tellurirhabdus bombi genome:
- a CDS encoding acyl carrier protein, with protein MSEIAQKVKAIIVEKLGVEESEVTPEASFTNDLGADSLDTVELIMEFEKEFNISIPDDQAENIGTVGQAVAYLEENVK; from the coding sequence ATGTCAGAAATTGCACAGAAAGTGAAGGCTATCATCGTCGAAAAACTGGGCGTTGAAGAGTCGGAGGTCACCCCGGAAGCCAGCTTTACGAACGACCTGGGCGCTGACTCGCTCGATACGGTCGAATTGATTATGGAATTCGAAAAAGAATTTAACATCTCCATTCCCGACGACCAAGCAGAAAACATTGGTACCGTTGGACAGGCAGTTGCCTATCTGGAAGAGAATGTGAAATAA